A single window of Nicotiana sylvestris chromosome 3, ASM39365v2, whole genome shotgun sequence DNA harbors:
- the LOC138887338 gene encoding pentatricopeptide repeat-containing protein At1g31430-like encodes MIKGYVKIGQFKQPLILFDELRIGGLCPNNFSYPFVFKDIGELKMVKEGEKIYGYELKSAVWFDNYVGNSVMDMYGLSGGVESLYKVFDKMPHRDSITWNILIFGFVRCGRYQVSQNT; translated from the exons ATGATTAAAGGATATGTGAAAATTGGTCAATTTAAACAACCCCTTATCTTGTTCGATGAATTGAGAATAGGTGGCTTGTGTCCTAATAATTTTTCCTATCCATTTGTGTTTAAAGATATTGGTGAGTTGAAAATGGTTAAGGAAGGTGAAAAGATTTATGGCTATGAGTTGAAATCTGCTGTTTGGTTTGATAATTATGTTGGTAATTCTGTAATGGATATGTATGGTCTATCTGGTGGTGTGGAGAGTTTGTacaaagtgtttgataaaatgcctcaCAGGGATTCAATCACATGGAATATATTGATTTTTGGATTTGTGAGATGTGGTAGGTATCAG GTCTCacaaaatacgtaa